DNA from Ziziphus jujuba cultivar Dongzao chromosome 2, ASM3175591v1:
CATAATCCTAAATAGTGTGAAAAACTGTAATTATAGAActtaatttttgtatatttgggataattattttacaaaatatgaaTAGAGAATATTATAAATTCTACAATATGccctgaaaaaaaaattagtagttctcaaaattttaaaaaattagtacaaGAGCTTATCTCAAGGTTCAATGTACAATCTTTAtgcattaaattataatttatacaagaaaaaatgtttttttaactaatattttttaaaatttattaattttttgaacattttttttttctgaatcaatatattaattatcaagAATAATTAATACTACAGAAAAAACAATGTAATGAAAAAACTTGTGtacaaatttcaataatattgcaTCTCACGAttccatgcatatatatgtgcCCTATATAcatgaaattataattaatacaagaaaaaaaaagaaaaaaaatataaatatatatagttattacaTAGAAAAGTTAAACTATCTTTCAATATCCTAgcgcttaaaaaaaaaaaagttatcttaataaaaactattattacaaaaatagtataataaaataaaaaatgaaaaatttaaaagcaaaaagTTGTATTTATCCGGAAGAACCTCACTcgctttatattattttatttatttatttattttttttgctattggAAAAGgacgggaaaaaaaaagaaagaggaaaaataaaggttaaactaaaaaagaaaaaagaagaagttaaatgTACTAcgagaagagagaaagagagaaggaaaaaggagagagaaagagagagtaattattttttaaacatattttattgcattacatgtttttcaatgtatataccataagattttatatttttgctttttaaaaacATACAATTAGCTATTTACCTTTACCGTTGGTCTTGATAGAATCTTGACTAACGACAGAAGTTGGAGTTGAATTTTCTAGAATCTGAAGATTTAATGTTTTTTGAATGTGTGAAAACCTAAAGACATAGTTGAAATCAACCCTTAATTGCGGTTGTTGGAAATCCCAAGACCGCGTGAAGGTAGACATTAGGAATTTGCGTATTCATTTACCATTGATTTCATCGACGAACAGACAAGTCAATGACCTAtttaccaaccaaaaaaaaaaaaaaaaaaaaaaacagacaaGTTGTTTaacaagttttttattttttattttttaaaattttgtattaatttattaatattaatttatggtAATTAAACATCTTTATttactataaataaaaaaaatataaataagaaatgaaatacaatttaaaattgtgttttaaattttaaatttttgcttttttttcttttgttaacatttttaattaattaatatgtctaACAAATTCTAATTACCTTCAATTAACATTAACGATTTATTGAAGTAAGCAAATCATAtgcaatttaaaagaaaaaatgaaaacaaaaaataaaaaatatgaacttaTTATCAAAGCTTAAAATAACCTGTTtagctttaaaagaaaaagaaaaaaaaaaaactaacacaGACAAGCTAACGTGACTTTTAccacaaaaagaataaaaattaaaaattaaaagtcaacaaagaaacagaaaaaggtTCGTtccaaagagaaaaaatatgaaagaaatgataattattttaatggcatattttttattttttatttttaaagcaaCAACTTAACatgataataaaatcaaaagatataaaactaaaaaattctaaaatattaacataattaatagtaaatttactattcatcaaattttacaTAACGAGTGATAGAGACATATAGttaagaaattaatataattcagataattattaataagaatTTTGACATGCTTTCACTTCCTTATTAACCCATTATCACTCAAATCTCAACCAGCTTTCTAGCTTACTCCACagctttagagagagaaagagagagagagagagagagagagagagagagaggaagcttCTTAGTATTTTGATTCGTGATCGAAGAAAATGGCCCCTCACCATGCATTAACTTTGGCCATGCGCCACTTAGGTTGAAGCTCCCCTTCCACCACCATTTCATAAttaatattcttcttcttccccatcTTTCTAGCTTTCTTATAcataaacaataacaatatgTGAGGAAACGAGTGACAGAGAGAGAGTATTTTGATTTATGATTGAACAAGATAGGCTGTTCTTCTTTTTGTgaattcttttctcttttgttgcaAGCAACTTGTTTCTTTTTCCTGGCcgagtttcttcttcttcttataatGCATCGAAGAGTTACTTTttagtattttgttttgtgtttaaaGAAGATCATATGGCTGGGTGATCACCATCACCATCTTAgggttttcttttctcttttgtcGTAGTCAATATCTTCCGTGAAACTCTCcttctatatattatttataaattaatgctCTATCTGAACATTCTTCCCTCTCTTTCTAATTCTCTTCTCATctctaattttatttcctttcctCACGTACTTTTTGCTGTAATCTACAATCCTATCATTACATTCTTTCCCTCACttcaatttgtttttctctcaaCAAGATGAAAAAAAGTTATGGAGAATCAACAAAACTTttttgtaaatgaaaattttgtccATTTCGATCAAAAATCCACAATCACTAGCATAGTAGATACAATAGAAAAATCATACATATAGGCGTGAAAACTTCCTTTAgccaaaatgaaatatatatatatatatattagtaattaGGCTcacatcaatttttttgttgttagttttttaatcatattaaagattataatttaaaattttaaaagtgattaaatataaatttaatatcacatatacaaaaattatattaagagCAAATAAACTttgttggtatatatatatatatatatattagtacttTTACCAATGAATGAGaatgatttctttcttttttttgggttttcttttgtcttttattgTAGGCAATATAATCACTTTCTTGGTCTACCTTGCTCCAATGTAAGATTATATAGTTTTTACTCTTCTATTAAACTTGATCTGATCATGAAGAGTATAATATTGGTAACCATCTGATTTATGTTGTTTGCAGCACAACATTTCACAAAGTATACAAGAAACAATCTACCGAAGGATTTCAGTCACTTCCTTATGTTGTTGAACTATTCGGTTCAATGTTGTCAATATACTATGCAATCCTTAAACAAGAAGTACTTCTTGATCTCATCGCTATAAACTCAGTTGGAAGTTTAATAGAGACCCTCTACATTGCCCTTTTCCTATTTTTTGCACCCAAGAAGTCTAGGGTACTTTACTTTTCGTCTCCTCACTTAATTATTAAGTAAGATATTTGTTTGGCTATATTTATGTTTtcggaaaatatatatatatagttctactATATTAGTTTTGCACACCCACAGTATATATAATGGACATAcctttaattatatgtaattcatgtaatatatacattaaattaaatatggtaATACATGTGATCCAGGCTTAGTCCACCATAATAtggttattatataatatatatatatatatattggtgaataaattatatatatatgatgtattTATGGTGTGGATGTCTATACTATAAATCATGTTAGTATAGACATTAAGATTATTGTTGATAATAGTCCTTGGAttgacaataatttttattttcaactatatcTATAAATTTCTATGATGTCGATATCAACActatagaatttatatatatatatatatatatatattatgattaaaTCAAATATGGTTTTGGAAATTGCAGATGCAGACAATACATCTGGTCTTGTTGATTGCTCTTGGTTATGGTTTGATGGTCATATTGACTCTATTCCTAGCAAATGGTCAGAAGCGTATCCAGATTGTGGGATGGATCAGTCTAATATTTAATCTTATTGTATTTGCTGCTCCACTTTACATAATGGTAAGCATGtaaaatctatttatatatatagagataaagTTTTGCTATTTGTCATCATTGGtgaaaataactattttatatggtaaattttaattgatatatttaattatattattctttattttaaaatcctaaatataaaccatttaatagtaataatttaaattgtcaaATGGTATATAAGTTTCATTTGTAGTGATAAATagtaattttcatatatattacttgtaaagtttttaatcaatatttatgATAAATTATCATGGATATTGAAGTGGTTGAATCCAACAATTGATCAAAcatggaaaattgaaaattttaattccaTATTTGATTTAAACTTTATATCTTTGTTTATTGTTAgattatatcattttaataattggttATGAATATTGGTTGAAACCCTTGGTATAAAGAATACACGAGATTTGCTAAAAAAAGGTGAGTCTCATATACATAGAAAGCATAATGCCACATAAGCCggataaatcaaaatttaatttggagTCCTCTGCACATTTTCTCCACTCTtttcgtaattttttttttctttctctttttatttatttatttttttgtcatctCTATATTTTTTTCACTCGAGCCACCTACATACCAATTTCACATGGTTTCTCCAAATCCATAGCCAGCAGCATTATCCACAAACAATAGCATCCCACATCTgaaaagtgagaaaaaaatttttttttccaatctctatataaatttatatctatatatatatatatatagcacatCTTCTCCTTTTCTAAGATTTCTAACAACTTTGGTAATATTTTGTAGAGAAAAGTCATACGGACAAGAAGTGTAGAGTTCATGCCTTTTCCTTTATTGTTTCTCCAGACGTTAGGCGCTGTTACGGGGTTCTTCTATTGGCTTTTGCTCAAGGATTACAAATTCGCGGTATACACAACTAGTCAtgcatgtgtatataaatatatatatatataaaacattctcttcctatatatctatatatattaatttgtcctCTTAGCTTTTGCCCAGTTATGTTCATgcttatgtttttaattatcttattaAGAGTACTATGacttattttccttttgtttccCTTCAATTCTTCCCTGGATCAAAACAGTTTGCAAACGTACTGGGATTTATTTTCGGAATTGTTCAGATGGGGCTTTATATAGCCTACAGGAACAGGAAGGAAATTTCGCAGGAGCCAATGGTTAATCCAGGACTCAACCAGGCAGTTCTGCAACCAAATGATATTGCtgaaaatgtcataaatattattgaagatGATAATTTCTGAAGGTAAAGATTGAAGAAACCAAGGAAAGGCATGAATCAGATCTCAGTCCCAGTTTACTTGATTGAAACTAGTTGTAAATGGGAGGGAACATTTACTTTATTGTAATTTGAATAATgtgtatctaatttttttttttcgccctGTTTTAATCAAAGCctttaattatcaataaatatatatatatatatatagtcttatTTTTGTCGCCTTGTAATAATGGTTAACTTATgtggtaaattttaattatgattttattatttttcatattcaaattttaaaagttaattttttaatgttaacaatttaaattgtcatatgatatataaattacattagtgatcatttttatttatttaattaaaaaaggttGCAAGGATAAATGTTAGTGTAATCTTGCAACTTGATTAGTAACTCATGCATATTGATTAGAAAATATGggcaaatatgtatatatatatatatatttccatagaTATGATGGAACCTGTGTAAATATAATAtgtacacatatatttatagttcCCTAAATATTATCAATCCCCATTCTAAACAAACTTTCGTACATGAACCTGGCTATTTTGATTATAAGTATGttggtttataaaaaaaaatatatatgtaaaataatatgCACCATATCAATATCATGTAAAACAACCCAAACAAGTAGTCTTagggtattttttttaaaagaaaaaattcatgcCTTTTAGAAATCGGATTAGAACCGAAATACCCTTAgccatttataatatatatatatatatatagtaatgctACATGTATAAAAATgttcactaaatttatttatcgaatagtatatgttaaaatattattaattgatatatttatataatataaatataatgaataTTTTGCTAAGTCTAgcattatagatatatatatatataaattggaaaGAGAATTTTAAGTTATTACTAAggataattgataaaattagtgagaatttttttacttttgtttatttattttttgtgtgtcGGGAT
Protein-coding regions in this window:
- the LOC125422581 gene encoding bidirectional sugar transporter SWEET14-like, with the translated sequence MAPHHALTLAMRHLGNIITFLVYLAPITTFHKVYKKQSTEGFQSLPYVVELFGSMLSIYYAILKQEVLLDLIAINSVGSLIETLYIALFLFFAPKKSRMQTIHLVLLIALGYGLMVILTLFLANGQKRIQIVGWISLIFNLIVFAAPLYIMRKVIRTRSVEFMPFPLLFLQTLGAVTGFFYWLLLKDYKFAFANVLGFIFGIVQMGLYIAYRNRKEISQEPMVNPGLNQAVLQPNDIAENVINIIEDDNF